The following proteins are encoded in a genomic region of Micrococcaceae bacterium Sec5.8:
- a CDS encoding NAD(P)-binding domain-containing protein — translation MKIAVFGTGTVGPALAGALAKLGHDVVIGTRDPQATLARTGPGPMGGVPFAQWLAEHGTITVTTFAEAAAGSEVIVNATNGTGSLDALAAAGSANLAGKVIVDIANPLDFSQGFPPSLNPVNTDSLGEQIQRTFPDARVVKTLNTMNATVMVDPASVAGGDHSVFVSGNDAGAKTVTAGLLADLGHRDIIDLGDITTARGTEMLLPVWLRLWGAFGNADFNFKVAR, via the coding sequence ATGAAAATTGCAGTATTCGGCACCGGCACGGTCGGACCCGCTCTCGCCGGCGCGCTGGCCAAGCTCGGCCACGACGTCGTCATCGGTACCCGCGATCCGCAGGCCACACTCGCCCGGACCGGGCCGGGACCCATGGGTGGCGTCCCGTTTGCCCAGTGGCTGGCAGAGCACGGCACCATCACGGTCACCACCTTTGCCGAGGCTGCGGCCGGCAGCGAAGTGATTGTCAACGCCACGAACGGCACGGGGTCCCTGGACGCCCTGGCGGCCGCAGGCTCCGCGAACCTGGCCGGCAAGGTCATTGTGGACATCGCCAACCCGCTCGATTTTTCCCAGGGGTTCCCGCCGTCGCTGAACCCGGTCAACACGGACAGCCTCGGCGAGCAGATCCAGCGGACGTTCCCGGACGCGCGGGTGGTCAAGACGCTCAACACCATGAACGCCACTGTCATGGTGGACCCCGCCAGCGTGGCCGGCGGTGACCACTCGGTATTTGTCTCCGGCAACGACGCTGGCGCCAAGACGGTGACAGCCGGACTGCTGGCGGACCTCGGCCACCGGGACATCATCGACCTGGGCGATATCACCACCGCCCGTGGCACGGAGATGCTGCTGCCGGTCTGGCTGCGGCTCTGGGGGGCGTTCGGCAACGCGGACTTCAACTTCAAAGTTGCCCGGTGA
- a CDS encoding Rieske (2Fe-2S) protein → MNPLDSLIASIERFDRLDGFAAAVSGAVGTAVQPRAVRNILSGTIIGHPVHPLLTDIPIGAWSMAAILDTVGGKASEPAADLLVSVGIAAAVPTAAAGLNDWSDTQGKPRRVGLVHAAANTAALGLYAASAVARVAGHRGLGKSFGLAGFGILMFGGFLGGHLSYANAVNVNKTADRNGPSQWTPVLDDGDLPDGGHRKVEVGKVSVLLYRSGSAIKALDSMCSHMGGPLDKGEIADGCVTCPWHGSMFRLNDGSVVRGPATRPQPAYEIRISEGRIELRRMPG, encoded by the coding sequence ATGAACCCGCTGGATTCCCTTATCGCTTCCATTGAGCGCTTTGACCGGTTGGACGGGTTTGCGGCCGCCGTGTCCGGGGCCGTCGGCACAGCGGTGCAGCCCCGCGCTGTGCGGAACATTCTCAGCGGGACCATCATCGGCCATCCGGTCCACCCCCTCCTCACCGACATTCCCATCGGCGCCTGGAGCATGGCGGCCATCCTGGACACGGTGGGCGGCAAGGCGTCGGAGCCTGCCGCCGACCTCCTCGTGTCGGTGGGCATCGCTGCCGCTGTTCCCACGGCGGCAGCCGGCCTCAACGACTGGTCCGATACCCAGGGAAAGCCGCGCCGGGTGGGCCTGGTGCACGCCGCGGCCAACACCGCAGCGCTCGGACTGTATGCCGCTTCTGCGGTGGCGCGCGTGGCGGGACACCGCGGGCTCGGCAAATCTTTCGGCCTGGCAGGGTTTGGCATCCTGATGTTTGGCGGGTTCCTCGGCGGCCACCTCAGTTACGCCAACGCGGTGAACGTGAACAAGACGGCTGACAGGAACGGACCGTCGCAGTGGACGCCGGTGCTTGACGACGGCGACCTGCCCGACGGCGGCCACCGCAAGGTTGAGGTGGGCAAAGTTTCGGTGCTCCTGTACCGGTCCGGTTCCGCTATCAAGGCCCTGGACAGTATGTGCAGCCACATGGGCGGCCCCCTGGACAAGGGGGAGATTGCTGACGGCTGCGTCACGTGCCCCTGGCATGGAAGCATGTTCCGGCTGAACGACGGAAGCGTCGTCCGTGGCCCGGCCACCCGCCCGCAGCCCGCCTATGAGATCCGGATCAGCGAGGGCCGGATCGAGCTCCGCCGGATGCCCGGCTAG